Proteins co-encoded in one uncultured Draconibacterium sp. genomic window:
- a CDS encoding Lrp/AsnC family transcriptional regulator yields the protein MSRKTEKKSLVSFDNTDIKILKILQEDSSLTTKEIAAMVNLSPTPVFERIKRLEKSGYIKKYTAVLDAEKLSQGFIVFCNIRLKQHSKELGKEFMDAILGIEEITECYNISGEYDFMLKIHMQSMQHYQDFVLNTLGEIDAIGNLQSLFVMGEIKHSYAIPLSEK from the coding sequence ATGAGCAGGAAAACAGAAAAAAAATCTTTAGTGAGCTTCGATAATACCGATATTAAAATATTAAAAATCCTTCAGGAAGACTCTTCTCTAACCACAAAAGAGATTGCAGCAATGGTAAATCTATCACCAACTCCGGTTTTTGAGCGAATAAAACGTTTAGAAAAATCAGGTTATATAAAAAAATACACAGCCGTACTGGATGCTGAAAAACTGAGCCAGGGATTTATTGTTTTTTGCAACATCCGTTTAAAGCAGCATTCAAAAGAACTGGGAAAAGAATTCATGGATGCCATCCTGGGAATTGAGGAAATAACGGAATGTTATAATATTTCCGGCGAATATGATTTTATGCTGAAAATACATATGCAAAGTATGCAGCATTATCAGGATTTTGTGTTGAATACTTTGGGGGAAATTGACGCCATTGGTAATCTGCAAAGCCTGTTTGTAATGGGGGAAATAAAACATTCGTATGCAATTCCGCTATCCGAAAAATAG
- a CDS encoding 5-methyltetrahydropteroyltriglutamate--homocysteine S-methyltransferase, protein MSKTKTLQRADLVGSFLRPEKLKSARADYESGKISRDELTKVEDEEIVRIISKQKELGYKVVSDGEFRRSYWHLDFFWGFEGVEHVHMGQGYSFHGEETRDDSARLSGKISFNKNHPFLAHYNFVKKNAGENADARISIPSPAQFYAELVRGVNEEKVKEIYPDNAELVKDIGKTYNDAILAFYNLGCRDLKLDDCTWGMLCDTDFWTTMAGKDFDTKQLENLYLELNNKALENLPEDLSISTHVCRGNYHSTYATSGGYKPVAESLFVKENVETYFLEFDDERSGDFEPLRFVPENKKVVLGLVTSKKPQLEDKEEVKKRIEEAAKFVDLKRLSLSPQCGFASTEEGNILTEEDQWKKMQLVQEISKEVWG, encoded by the coding sequence ATGAGTAAAACAAAGACACTACAAAGAGCTGATTTAGTTGGAAGTTTTTTACGTCCTGAAAAGTTAAAATCAGCTCGTGCTGACTATGAATCCGGAAAAATCAGCAGGGATGAATTAACAAAAGTTGAAGATGAAGAAATTGTAAGAATAATTTCCAAGCAGAAGGAATTAGGTTACAAAGTAGTAAGCGATGGAGAATTTAGAAGAAGTTACTGGCATCTCGACTTTTTCTGGGGATTTGAAGGAGTAGAGCACGTACATATGGGACAAGGTTACTCTTTTCATGGAGAAGAAACCCGTGACGATTCTGCCCGGTTAAGTGGAAAAATTAGTTTTAACAAGAATCATCCTTTTCTTGCACATTACAATTTTGTAAAGAAAAATGCAGGAGAAAACGCTGATGCACGAATAAGTATTCCATCGCCGGCTCAATTCTATGCTGAGCTTGTACGGGGTGTAAACGAAGAAAAGGTAAAGGAAATTTATCCTGATAATGCAGAACTGGTTAAAGATATTGGCAAAACCTACAACGATGCAATCCTTGCTTTTTATAACTTAGGTTGTCGCGATTTGAAACTTGACGATTGTACCTGGGGAATGCTTTGCGATACTGATTTTTGGACAACAATGGCCGGCAAAGATTTTGACACAAAACAGTTAGAGAACCTTTACCTGGAACTCAATAACAAAGCACTGGAAAATTTGCCTGAAGATTTGAGTATTTCAACCCACGTTTGCCGCGGCAATTATCATTCAACCTATGCAACTTCCGGAGGATACAAGCCCGTTGCAGAAAGTTTGTTTGTAAAAGAGAATGTGGAAACCTATTTCCTTGAATTTGACGATGAACGCTCAGGAGATTTTGAGCCATTGCGTTTTGTTCCAGAAAATAAAAAAGTGGTATTAGGGTTGGTTACCAGTAAAAAGCCTCAGCTTGAAGATAAAGAAGAAGTGAAAAAACGAATTGAGGAAGCTGCAAAATTTGTTGACCTTAAACGTTTGTCTCTGAGTCCGCAGTGTGGTTTTGCTTCAACTGAAGAAGGAAATATTCTTACGGAAGAAGACCAATGGAAAAAGATGCAATTAGTACAGGAAATTTCAAAGGAAGTGTGGGGATAA
- a CDS encoding ATP-binding protein: protein MRKRLPVADVLRLLLSKNFKAVHGLSFYRNKLKKQANELTLALKKAEQQKESLYNSFFRANPSVMLLIDPETGDIKDANQAACCYYGLAHQVLCTNNISQINVLTPREMFLEMRKAIAKKQSHFNFRHRLYNGVIKDVEVIFHPVQIENSNFLLSIIQDITSKKRMIDELIEAKNRAEESDRLKYAFLMNMSHEIRTPINGILGFSDLLREPNLSTELQEEYICLIEKSSARLLCVINDIIEISEIEAGLVKISVSETNLNEQIEETYNFFKSEADQKKIKFSAKKTLKYSDAVVKTDKTKIEIVLTKLLKNALKFTHSGSIEFGYEKKGEFLEFFVKDTGVGIQKEHVQIIFEKFRQENETLSRHYEGAGVGLSIAKAYVELLGGKIWAESEENIGSTFFFTIPYSH, encoded by the coding sequence ATGAGAAAAAGGCTACCTGTTGCAGATGTTCTACGCTTGTTGCTCTCAAAAAATTTCAAAGCGGTTCATGGGCTTAGCTTTTATCGGAATAAACTTAAAAAGCAGGCTAATGAATTGACCTTGGCATTGAAAAAAGCAGAACAGCAGAAAGAAAGTCTGTACAATTCCTTTTTTCGTGCAAACCCATCAGTTATGTTGCTAATTGACCCGGAAACCGGTGACATAAAAGATGCAAATCAGGCTGCTTGCTGTTATTATGGCTTGGCACACCAGGTATTGTGTACCAATAATATTTCGCAAATAAACGTACTAACACCACGCGAAATGTTCCTGGAAATGAGGAAAGCCATTGCAAAAAAACAGTCACATTTCAATTTCAGGCACCGGTTGTATAACGGAGTTATAAAGGATGTTGAAGTCATTTTCCATCCGGTACAAATAGAAAATTCCAATTTTTTGCTTTCCATAATTCAGGATATTACCAGCAAGAAACGCATGATTGATGAACTGATTGAGGCTAAAAACAGAGCAGAAGAAAGCGACCGCTTGAAATATGCATTCTTAATGAATATGAGCCACGAAATACGTACACCTATAAACGGCATCTTGGGTTTTTCTGATTTACTCAGAGAACCTAATCTTTCTACTGAATTACAAGAAGAATATATATGTTTGATCGAAAAAAGCAGTGCCCGTCTGCTTTGTGTTATAAATGATATTATTGAAATTTCGGAAATAGAAGCAGGACTGGTGAAAATATCTGTTTCTGAAACAAATTTAAATGAACAGATAGAAGAGACATATAACTTTTTTAAATCGGAAGCGGATCAAAAAAAGATTAAGTTTTCAGCAAAGAAAACTTTGAAATATTCAGATGCCGTAGTTAAAACCGACAAAACAAAAATCGAGATTGTTTTGACTAAACTTCTGAAAAATGCTCTAAAATTCACTCACTCTGGATCCATTGAATTTGGATACGAAAAAAAAGGCGAATTCCTTGAATTTTTTGTAAAAGATACCGGCGTGGGCATTCAGAAAGAACATGTGCAAATAATTTTCGAGAAATTCCGACAAGAGAATGAAACGCTCTCACGTCATTATGAAGGAGCCGGGGTGGGATTATCCATTGCAAAAGCGTATGTAGAACTATTAGGTGGAAAAATTTGGGCCGAAAGTGAAGAAAATATAGGATCAACATTCTTCTTTACGATTCCATACAGCCACTAA
- the dnaK gene encoding molecular chaperone DnaK, with amino-acid sequence MGKILGIDLGTTSSCMAIMEGNEPVVIVNSEGLRTMPSVVGFTSDGERKVGASAKRQAISNPANTVSSIKRFMGETYSQVEKEIQRFPYQIINSENNTPHVNISGKQYAPQEISAMILQQMKQTAEDYLGQEIREAVITVPAYFSDSQRQATNEAGKIAGLSVRRIINEPTAAALAYGLDKRNDNIKVAVFDLGGGTFDISILEIGNGIFDVKSTNGNTHLGGDDFDQAIINWLADEFENDEGVELLRNPMVLQRLKEAAEKAKIELSGASETSINLPYIMLVDGTSKHLVRKLTRDKFEQLIANLLQSTIAPCQLALKNARLKATDLDEVILVGGSTRIPAVQKMVRDFFGKEPSSGVNPDEVVAIGAAIQGGILSGEVKDVLLLDVTPLSLGIETRGGVMTRLIEANTTIPTRQSEVFSTATDNQSSVEIHVLQGERPMASQNKSIGRFHFDEIPPFHRGIPKIEVTFDIDANGILSVTAVDRLTEKKQQIRIEASSGLSEEEICRIKEEARQHMQEDRALKDRTVTGNKADMQIYQTEIQLKEFGNTLPLEKKNAIENALEKLKLAHENPDFDNIEEAMNNLSSACLSAGEY; translated from the coding sequence ATGGGTAAAATTTTAGGAATCGATCTGGGGACAACAAGTTCCTGTATGGCTATTATGGAAGGAAACGAACCGGTTGTAATAGTAAATAGCGAAGGGCTACGGACGATGCCTTCTGTCGTGGGTTTTACATCGGATGGTGAACGGAAAGTAGGCGCTTCGGCAAAACGTCAGGCCATCTCGAATCCGGCAAACACGGTATCATCCATCAAACGATTCATGGGCGAAACTTACAGCCAGGTTGAGAAGGAAATTCAGCGGTTCCCTTACCAGATTATAAACAGCGAAAATAATACACCTCATGTAAATATTTCCGGGAAACAATATGCTCCGCAGGAAATTTCAGCCATGATTCTTCAGCAAATGAAACAAACAGCCGAAGATTATCTTGGGCAGGAAATTCGTGAAGCAGTAATTACAGTCCCGGCTTATTTTAGCGACTCACAGCGTCAGGCTACCAACGAGGCTGGTAAAATTGCCGGGCTATCTGTTCGTCGCATCATTAATGAGCCAACTGCTGCAGCCCTGGCGTATGGGTTAGACAAACGGAATGATAATATTAAAGTGGCTGTTTTTGATTTGGGAGGAGGGACTTTTGACATTTCGATACTTGAAATCGGGAATGGCATTTTCGACGTGAAGTCAACCAACGGAAACACACACCTTGGGGGTGACGATTTTGACCAGGCGATTATTAACTGGTTGGCTGATGAATTTGAAAATGATGAAGGCGTTGAGCTTCTTCGCAATCCAATGGTTCTTCAGCGGTTGAAAGAAGCGGCAGAAAAAGCAAAAATTGAGTTGTCGGGCGCATCCGAAACCAGTATCAATCTTCCATATATTATGTTGGTTGATGGCACTTCCAAACATTTGGTTCGAAAACTTACCCGCGACAAATTCGAACAACTGATTGCGAACCTGCTTCAATCGACTATTGCTCCTTGTCAGTTAGCGCTTAAAAATGCCCGGCTAAAAGCCACCGACCTGGATGAAGTGATTTTGGTTGGCGGATCAACCCGCATTCCGGCTGTTCAAAAAATGGTTCGTGACTTTTTCGGTAAGGAACCTTCTAGTGGGGTCAATCCCGACGAAGTTGTTGCTATTGGCGCGGCTATACAGGGTGGAATCCTTTCCGGAGAAGTAAAAGATGTATTGCTGCTGGATGTTACGCCTCTTTCGTTAGGAATAGAAACCCGCGGTGGTGTAATGACACGGCTGATAGAAGCGAATACAACTATTCCTACACGGCAGTCTGAAGTATTTTCCACTGCAACAGACAACCAATCTTCAGTCGAAATTCATGTTTTGCAGGGCGAACGGCCAATGGCCAGTCAAAATAAAAGCATCGGGAGGTTCCACTTTGATGAAATACCGCCTTTCCACAGGGGAATACCGAAAATTGAAGTAACCTTCGACATTGATGCCAATGGAATTCTGAGTGTGACTGCCGTTGATCGGCTAACCGAAAAAAAACAGCAAATTCGCATAGAAGCGTCTTCCGGTCTTTCGGAAGAAGAAATATGCCGGATAAAGGAAGAAGCCAGGCAACATATGCAGGAAGATCGGGCGCTGAAGGATAGAACTGTCACAGGCAATAAGGCCGACATGCAAATTTATCAAACAGAAATCCAACTGAAAGAATTTGGCAACACTTTACCCCTTGAGAAAAAAAATGCGATTGAAAATGCGTTGGAAAAGCTAAAATTAGCGCATGAAAATCCTGATTTTGACAACATAGAAGAAGCTATGAATAACCTGAGCTCCGCATGCCTGTCGGCTGGTGAGTACTAA
- a CDS encoding GvpL/GvpF family gas vesicle protein: protein MATNLIYVYCVLNTQPALAGNIKFKRLKSMKIGDFYVVVKYISSEEFSEENFDRSCTEIEQEEFNEHVEVITSLMEQNTVLPFEFGTVFYTENCLRKFVTDCSDSLFENLYLIKGCEEWSVKIYFDRKLLSEQIDELSEDAAALEKQIMDSSPGRAFLLRRKKNGLVENEMDRICKNYGQNYYEEFEKLSVSTCSHNLLPKEFTGRKDAMILNAAFLISKTKTNEFRNTVETLRNKYRIFGVFIDTSGPSPPFSFVNIKSLSLNQ, encoded by the coding sequence GTGGCAACCAATCTAATCTATGTATATTGCGTTTTAAACACCCAGCCAGCCCTTGCCGGAAACATAAAGTTCAAGAGGCTCAAATCTATGAAGATTGGCGATTTTTATGTGGTTGTTAAATATATTTCGTCCGAAGAATTCTCTGAGGAAAATTTTGATCGGAGTTGCACGGAGATTGAACAGGAAGAATTCAACGAACACGTAGAAGTAATTACTTCTCTGATGGAACAGAATACAGTGCTTCCATTCGAATTTGGTACTGTTTTTTATACTGAGAATTGTTTGCGGAAATTTGTAACCGATTGTTCCGATTCATTATTCGAAAATTTATATTTAATAAAAGGATGTGAGGAATGGTCTGTTAAAATCTACTTCGACCGAAAATTGCTCAGCGAACAAATTGACGAGTTGAGCGAGGACGCGGCCGCTTTGGAAAAACAAATCATGGATAGTTCGCCAGGAAGGGCATTTCTTTTGAGAAGGAAGAAAAATGGATTGGTCGAAAATGAGATGGACAGGATCTGCAAAAACTATGGCCAAAATTATTACGAAGAGTTTGAAAAATTAAGTGTATCAACCTGCTCACACAACCTGCTTCCCAAAGAATTTACAGGAAGAAAAGATGCCATGATTCTCAACGCCGCCTTTCTTATCAGTAAAACAAAAACAAACGAGTTTCGGAATACAGTCGAGACACTAAGAAATAAATACAGGATTTTTGGGGTTTTCATTGATACCTCCGGGCCAAGTCCTCCATTTAGTTTTGTCAATATAAAGTCTCTCTCTCTTAATCAGTAA
- the gvpO gene encoding gas vesicle protein GvpO produces the protein MGNIIDVKKTVVSFLKENINCYDVTVIKIEKNKEMWSAVAEVYEDDSFLKSMDLPSKQVRLFYSIKLDENLEITAFERMSSFDGIDSGDQ, from the coding sequence ATGGGCAATATAATTGATGTAAAAAAAACAGTGGTGAGTTTTCTGAAAGAGAACATTAACTGCTACGATGTGACGGTTATAAAAATCGAAAAAAACAAAGAAATGTGGAGTGCCGTTGCCGAGGTTTATGAAGATGATTCGTTTCTAAAATCGATGGACCTACCATCCAAGCAAGTGAGGCTTTTTTATTCTATAAAATTGGATGAAAATCTTGAAATTACAGCATTCGAGCGAATGAGCTCCTTTGACGGAATAGATAGTGGAGATCAGTAA
- a CDS encoding gas vesicle protein GvpG: MLLIGGILFAPLKGIIFIAEKINEVLEKEVSDEGAVKERLMALQLKFEMDEIDEEEYDKMEDELLKTLERIRADKQNK; the protein is encoded by the coding sequence ATGCTATTAATTGGTGGGATATTATTCGCTCCGTTAAAAGGTATAATTTTTATTGCTGAGAAAATTAATGAAGTGCTAGAGAAGGAAGTCTCGGACGAAGGAGCTGTAAAAGAACGGTTGATGGCTTTGCAACTGAAATTTGAGATGGACGAAATTGACGAAGAGGAATACGATAAAATGGAAGATGAATTACTGAAAACATTGGAAAGAATAAGAGCTGACAAACAGAATAAATAA
- a CDS encoding GvpL/GvpF family gas vesicle protein, translating into MKNIIMNNDQEMPKEGKYIYGIIRNSEPLDYGPIGIGKRADRVYGITYKDITAIVSTSPIITYEARRINLITHEKVLEEIMKQFTVLPVRFSTISEHDDDAGILRIIEKDYEKFDEMLTQMDGKKELGLKVVAKEAEIYESIIEKYDNIKALRAKLINLPADKTHYQRVKIGEMVAEALKKETEKYKDAIIAALNPLADEMKINDNYGEMMILNAAFLIKNAEEPAFDKVVNDLSEQYDQLMTFKYVGTLPPYNFVNLVINTKGI; encoded by the coding sequence ATGAAAAATATAATTATGAACAACGATCAGGAAATGCCCAAAGAGGGAAAATATATTTACGGAATTATCAGAAATTCGGAACCGCTTGATTATGGCCCGATTGGTATAGGAAAGCGAGCTGACCGGGTTTATGGAATCACTTACAAAGATATCACTGCTATTGTTAGCACGTCGCCAATCATTACCTACGAAGCTCGCAGGATTAACCTAATAACCCACGAAAAAGTATTGGAAGAAATAATGAAACAGTTTACTGTCCTTCCGGTACGCTTTTCAACCATTTCGGAACACGACGATGATGCCGGAATACTAAGGATTATAGAAAAAGATTACGAGAAATTCGATGAGATGCTAACCCAAATGGATGGCAAAAAAGAGCTGGGTTTAAAGGTGGTTGCAAAGGAGGCTGAGATTTATGAAAGCATCATTGAAAAATATGATAACATAAAAGCACTGAGGGCAAAACTGATAAACCTGCCAGCCGATAAAACCCATTATCAGCGTGTGAAAATTGGGGAAATGGTTGCCGAAGCATTGAAGAAAGAAACCGAAAAGTATAAGGATGCGATCATCGCGGCCTTAAATCCGCTTGCTGACGAAATGAAGATTAACGATAACTACGGAGAAATGATGATACTCAATGCAGCTTTTCTAATAAAAAATGCGGAGGAACCTGCTTTTGATAAGGTGGTCAACGATTTGTCGGAACAGTATGACCAGCTTATGACCTTCAAATATGTAGGAACTTTACCTCCATACAATTTTGTAAATCTTGTAATTAATACGAAAGGGATATAA
- a CDS encoding GvpL/GvpF family gas vesicle protein has product MQRDGKYIYCIIASDYDVNLGPIGVGGRGDLVSTIGFDGLCMVVSNHPISRFVVNPENMLAHQKVIEAAMKEFGSVLPIRFGTIAATPDEIRNLLNRRYSEFMELLRQFENKVELNVRGIWKNMGNIYKEIDQENAELNRIKTDLVKIEDKETRNNRIIEAGELVKKALAEKKIAETEIVIDAFNRSVFDYKLNKTTSEAMFVNTAFLVNSGREVEFDNIMADLGSQYEERCDFVYSSQLPIFNFVDLRIFPEKWEL; this is encoded by the coding sequence ATGCAGCGCGACGGAAAATATATCTATTGCATAATTGCCTCCGACTACGATGTCAATCTTGGCCCCATTGGGGTTGGCGGGCGCGGAGATCTGGTTTCAACTATTGGGTTCGATGGTTTGTGTATGGTAGTAAGCAACCATCCGATTAGCCGGTTCGTTGTCAACCCCGAAAACATGCTGGCTCATCAAAAAGTGATTGAAGCAGCAATGAAAGAATTTGGGAGTGTACTTCCCATCCGGTTTGGAACAATTGCCGCAACGCCCGACGAAATCAGGAATCTGTTAAACAGAAGGTACAGCGAGTTTATGGAATTGCTCAGGCAGTTCGAAAACAAGGTGGAACTCAATGTCCGCGGGATATGGAAAAATATGGGGAATATCTACAAGGAAATAGATCAGGAGAATGCCGAGCTAAATAGAATAAAAACTGACTTGGTAAAAATTGAAGACAAGGAAACACGAAACAACCGGATTATTGAAGCAGGTGAGCTGGTAAAAAAAGCTTTAGCCGAGAAAAAAATAGCTGAAACCGAGATTGTTATCGATGCATTCAATCGGTCGGTATTCGATTATAAGCTGAACAAAACAACCAGTGAAGCCATGTTCGTGAACACGGCGTTTTTGGTAAACAGTGGGCGTGAGGTTGAGTTCGACAACATTATGGCCGACTTGGGCAGCCAATACGAGGAGCGCTGTGATTTCGTCTATTCTTCACAATTGCCCATATTCAACTTCGTTGATCTGAGAATTTTCCCTGAAAAATGGGAATTGTAA
- a CDS encoding GvpL/GvpF family gas vesicle protein: protein MAKKGIYIYGIIPNFYSAEMFRSLVNTGIYTIAYQNISAIVSDRENVSFDFLNREELGHLLVEHQKTIENLMQKGFNMVIPMHLGTIVNSKEEVFEILSTGYNLIINTLSKIESMVEIDLAVTWGEFSATIKKVADHPDIIALKTEILKKKDPISHTDQVKIGALFEEKLKEKNAAVELEVMNALSGLCTDIKIHEVMDDQMITNSAYLLNRNEKEKFEKTLDRLDAEYKGMLNFKMVGPLPCYSFYTLEVKELNPATVSQAQQELGLSEISSEVDVKRAYQEKVKEYHPDVNQDSGSVIHFNRIKNAYQILLEYMEVARLEPKEQAIAANRETTNEKLILVKIKE from the coding sequence ATGGCAAAAAAAGGAATTTACATTTACGGAATTATACCCAATTTTTACAGTGCAGAGATGTTTCGGTCGCTGGTGAACACTGGAATTTATACCATTGCCTATCAAAATATTTCGGCCATTGTTTCCGATCGGGAGAATGTATCATTTGATTTTTTGAACCGGGAGGAACTTGGACATTTATTGGTAGAACATCAAAAGACAATTGAGAATCTGATGCAAAAAGGATTCAACATGGTGATACCTATGCACCTTGGAACCATTGTGAACTCGAAAGAAGAAGTCTTCGAAATTCTGTCGACGGGATATAATCTGATCATTAATACGCTCTCTAAAATAGAGAGTATGGTAGAGATTGACCTTGCTGTAACCTGGGGCGAGTTTTCTGCTACAATTAAAAAAGTTGCCGATCATCCGGACATAATAGCCCTTAAAACGGAGATTCTGAAGAAAAAAGACCCCATCTCTCACACTGACCAGGTGAAGATTGGAGCTTTGTTTGAAGAAAAATTAAAAGAAAAAAATGCAGCAGTTGAATTGGAAGTCATGAATGCTTTATCTGGTTTGTGTACCGATATTAAAATACATGAGGTGATGGACGATCAGATGATAACCAATTCTGCGTATTTGCTCAACCGAAATGAAAAAGAAAAATTTGAAAAGACACTCGATCGTCTTGATGCAGAATACAAGGGAATGCTAAACTTCAAAATGGTTGGTCCTTTGCCTTGCTATAGTTTTTACACTTTAGAAGTTAAGGAACTTAATCCGGCAACTGTGTCTCAAGCCCAACAGGAACTTGGACTAAGTGAAATCTCTTCGGAAGTTGATGTAAAAAGAGCGTATCAAGAAAAGGTTAAGGAATATCATCCCGATGTAAATCAAGATAGTGGATCAGTAATTCATTTCAACAGGATAAAAAATGCGTACCAAATCCTGCTCGAATATATGGAAGTAGCCAGGCTCGAACCGAAAGAACAGGCCATTGCGGCGAACAGGGAAACAACTAACGAAAAATTAATTTTAGTTAAAATAAAGGAATAA